From Streptomyces asiaticus, one genomic window encodes:
- a CDS encoding helix-turn-helix transcriptional regulator — protein MRAARLIKMVLLLQARPSITGAELARELEVSERTVTRDAAALSEAGIPVYADRGRAGGYRLIGGYRTRLTGLGRTEAEALFLSGVPSALREMGLADAASAARLKVSAALLPELRDASHTVAQRFHLDAPGWWREPEAPELLPGIADAVWDDLRIAVRYRRRDAEVRRELEPYGLVLKAGVWYLAARAEGGFRVYRVDRFAAVEPTGVRFVRDEEFDLPAFWEERAEQFARSILRERAVVRLTPAGARRLPHVTDRVAAEEAVREAREAGEPDGQGRLTVTLPVESYEVALAQLLGLGPDAEVLGPPELRELFAEAARRTAELYR, from the coding sequence GTGCGCGCTGCCCGGCTCATCAAGATGGTGCTTCTGCTCCAGGCTCGGCCCTCGATCACGGGGGCCGAGCTGGCGCGGGAGCTGGAGGTCTCCGAGCGCACCGTGACGCGGGACGCCGCCGCGCTGTCCGAGGCGGGGATCCCGGTCTACGCGGACCGGGGCCGGGCCGGGGGCTACCGGCTCATCGGGGGCTACCGCACCCGGCTGACCGGCCTCGGGCGGACCGAGGCCGAGGCGCTGTTCCTGTCCGGTGTGCCCTCCGCGCTGCGCGAGATGGGGCTCGCGGACGCCGCCTCCGCCGCCCGGCTGAAGGTGTCCGCCGCGCTGCTCCCGGAGCTGCGGGACGCCTCCCACACGGTGGCCCAGCGGTTCCACCTCGACGCCCCGGGCTGGTGGCGGGAGCCGGAGGCGCCGGAGCTGCTGCCGGGCATCGCCGACGCGGTCTGGGACGATCTGCGGATCGCCGTCCGCTACCGGCGCCGGGACGCCGAGGTCCGGCGGGAGCTGGAACCGTACGGGCTCGTACTCAAGGCGGGCGTCTGGTACCTGGCGGCCCGTGCGGAGGGCGGCTTCCGGGTGTACCGGGTGGATCGTTTCGCCGCCGTGGAGCCGACCGGGGTCCGCTTCGTCCGGGACGAGGAGTTCGACCTGCCCGCCTTCTGGGAGGAGCGGGCCGAGCAGTTCGCCCGCTCGATCCTGCGGGAGCGGGCCGTCGTCCGGCTGACCCCGGCCGGGGCCCGGCGGCTGCCGCATGTCACGGACCGGGTGGCGGCCGAGGAGGCCGTACGCGAGGCACGCGAGGCCGGGGAGCCCGACGGGCAGGGGCGGCTCACCGTCACCCTGCCCGTCGAGTCGTACGAGGTCGCACTCGCCCAGCTGCTCGGGCTCGGCCCGGACGCGGAGGTGCTGGGGCCGCCGGAGCTGCGCGAGCTCTTCGCGGAGGCGGCTCGCCGTACGGCGGAGCTGTACCGGTGA
- the aceE gene encoding pyruvate dehydrogenase (acetyl-transferring), homodimeric type, with protein MTDLARTQPSALDQLPDRDPEETAEWGASLDAVTRAAGSHRASYLMRRTLERAESAGLALPPLLESDYLNTIPTAAEPAFPGDEAMERRITAWNRWNAAAMVTRGSRDGLGGHIATFASAAWLYETGFQHFFRGKEADGSGDQLYIQGHASPGIYARAFLDGRLTEHHLDHFRREAGGDGLPSYPHPRRLPWLWEFPTVSMGLGPISAIYQARFNRYLAARGIKDTANSHVWAFLGDGEMDEPESTAALALAGREGLDNLTFVINCNLQRLDGPVRANFKIVQELEAQFRAAGWNVVKSLWGSAWDELFALDTSGALVRRLREVPDGQFQTYATRDAAYIREHFFGAEPELARLAQGLTDAKLTECFHTSRAGHEPRKVYAAYRAAMAHKGAPTVVLAQTVKGWTLGPGFESRNANHQMKKLTGKEFRAMRDLLELPIPDSKLDDALVPYVHPGPDSPEVRYLQERRAALGGPAPARRVHPVALPEPSAKPFQALAKGSGSQEIATTMAFVRLVKDLMREKETGKRWVPIVPDEARTFGMESLFPTAGIYSPLGQTYDPVDRDQLLYYKEAANGQILNEGITEAGSMADFTAAATSYATHGEPMIPFYIFYSMFGWQRTADQMWALADQLGRGFLIGATAGRTTMTGEGLQHADGHSPLIASTNPAALAYDPAFAYEVGAIVREGLRRMYGPEAEDVFYYLTVYNEPKVQPALPEGEGVEEGILKGLYRYQEATAPAADSPRLQLLASGTAVHWALEAQKLLADDWGVAADVWSATSWSELRRDALSCDAAQLKGEDRVPYVTRALAGAPGPVLAVSDWMRAVPDQISQWVEQDWYSLGTDGFGLSDTREAARRHFGVDAPAIVVAALSRLARQGAVRATAPKEAAERYGI; from the coding sequence ATGACCGATCTCGCACGCACGCAGCCGAGTGCGCTCGACCAGCTTCCCGACCGTGACCCGGAGGAGACCGCCGAATGGGGCGCCTCCCTGGACGCCGTCACCCGGGCCGCCGGGTCGCACCGCGCCTCGTACCTCATGCGCCGCACCCTGGAGCGCGCCGAGAGCGCCGGGCTCGCGCTGCCGCCCCTGCTGGAGTCGGACTACCTCAACACCATTCCGACCGCCGCCGAGCCCGCGTTCCCGGGCGACGAGGCCATGGAGCGCCGCATCACCGCCTGGAACCGGTGGAACGCGGCGGCGATGGTCACCCGCGGCAGCCGTGACGGCCTCGGTGGTCACATCGCCACCTTCGCCTCCGCCGCCTGGCTCTACGAGACGGGCTTCCAGCACTTCTTCCGGGGCAAGGAGGCGGACGGGTCCGGCGACCAGCTCTACATCCAGGGCCACGCCTCCCCCGGCATCTACGCCCGCGCCTTCCTCGACGGGCGGCTGACCGAGCACCACCTGGACCACTTCCGCCGCGAGGCGGGCGGCGACGGCCTGCCGTCCTATCCGCATCCGCGCCGGCTGCCGTGGCTGTGGGAGTTCCCCACCGTCTCGATGGGGCTCGGCCCGATCTCCGCGATCTACCAGGCCCGCTTCAACCGCTATCTCGCGGCGCGCGGCATCAAGGACACCGCGAACTCCCACGTATGGGCCTTCCTCGGCGACGGCGAGATGGACGAGCCGGAGTCGACGGCCGCGCTCGCCCTGGCCGGGCGCGAGGGCCTGGACAACCTCACCTTCGTCATCAACTGCAACCTCCAGCGCCTCGACGGCCCGGTGCGGGCCAACTTCAAGATCGTGCAGGAGCTGGAGGCCCAGTTCCGCGCGGCGGGCTGGAACGTGGTCAAGTCGCTGTGGGGCTCCGCCTGGGACGAGCTGTTCGCGCTGGACACCTCGGGCGCGCTGGTCCGCCGGCTGCGCGAGGTCCCGGACGGCCAGTTCCAGACGTACGCGACCCGCGACGCGGCCTACATCCGTGAGCACTTCTTCGGCGCCGAGCCCGAGCTGGCCCGCCTCGCCCAGGGGCTCACCGACGCCAAGCTCACCGAGTGCTTCCACACCTCGCGCGCGGGCCATGAGCCCCGCAAGGTGTACGCGGCGTACCGCGCGGCCATGGCGCACAAGGGCGCCCCGACCGTCGTGCTCGCCCAGACCGTCAAGGGCTGGACGCTGGGCCCCGGCTTCGAGTCGCGCAACGCCAACCACCAGATGAAGAAGCTGACGGGCAAGGAGTTCCGCGCCATGCGGGACCTCCTCGAACTCCCCATCCCGGACAGCAAGCTGGACGACGCCCTCGTGCCGTACGTCCACCCCGGCCCCGACTCCCCCGAGGTCCGCTACCTCCAGGAGCGCCGCGCGGCCCTCGGCGGCCCGGCCCCGGCCCGCCGGGTGCACCCGGTGGCCCTGCCCGAACCGTCCGCGAAGCCGTTCCAGGCGCTCGCCAAGGGCTCCGGCAGCCAGGAGATCGCCACCACCATGGCCTTCGTCCGGCTGGTCAAGGACCTGATGCGGGAGAAGGAGACCGGGAAGCGCTGGGTGCCGATCGTGCCGGACGAGGCGCGGACCTTCGGCATGGAGTCGCTCTTCCCCACCGCCGGGATCTACTCCCCGCTCGGCCAGACCTATGACCCGGTCGACCGCGATCAGCTCCTGTACTACAAGGAGGCCGCGAACGGTCAGATCCTCAACGAGGGGATCACCGAGGCCGGTTCGATGGCCGACTTCACCGCCGCCGCGACGTCGTACGCGACCCACGGCGAGCCGATGATCCCCTTCTACATCTTCTACTCGATGTTCGGCTGGCAGCGCACCGCCGACCAGATGTGGGCGCTGGCCGACCAGCTCGGCCGCGGCTTCCTCATCGGCGCCACGGCGGGCCGTACGACGATGACCGGCGAGGGCCTCCAGCACGCCGACGGCCACTCCCCGCTGATCGCCTCCACCAACCCGGCGGCGCTCGCCTACGACCCGGCGTTCGCCTACGAGGTGGGCGCGATCGTGCGGGAGGGTCTGCGGCGGATGTACGGCCCCGAGGCCGAGGACGTCTTCTACTACCTGACGGTCTACAACGAGCCCAAGGTCCAGCCGGCCCTCCCTGAGGGCGAAGGCGTCGAGGAGGGCATCCTCAAGGGCCTGTACCGCTACCAGGAGGCCACGGCCCCGGCCGCGGACTCCCCCCGCCTCCAGCTCCTCGCCTCCGGCACCGCCGTCCACTGGGCGCTGGAGGCCCAGAAACTCCTCGCCGACGACTGGGGCGTGGCCGCCGACGTGTGGTCCGCCACCTCCTGGAGCGAGCTGCGCCGCGACGCCCTGTCCTGTGACGCGGCGCAGCTCAAGGGCGAAGACCGGGTCCCGTACGTCACCCGTGCCCTGGCAGGCGCACCGGGCCCGGTCCTCGCCGTCAGCGACTGGATGCGTGCCGTCCCCGACCAGATCAGCCAGTGGGTCGAGCAGGACTGGTACTCCCTGGGCACGGACGGCTTCGGCCTCTCCGACACCCGCGAGGCCGCCCGCCGCCACTTCGGCGTGGACGCCCCGGCCATCGTGGTGGCCGCGCTGTCCCGCCTCGCCCGCCAAGGCGCGGTCCGCGCCACGGCCCCCAAGGAGGCCGCGGAGCGGTACGGCATCTGA
- a CDS encoding GntR family transcriptional regulator, translated as MAAPVVHSLREQIREHIVEGIVSGRWKPGERIVERRIATELEVSQTPVREALRELESLRLIESAPNKGVRVRNLTAADLEEIYPVRAGLEQMAAELAAAVLAEDTSALEPEVRALYEADRAADGEAQVRHTVAFHRELVRASGNSVLLHTWESLGIEIWTTLSIRWLGTVQQSYAEEHQAVVDAFKRRDPRVGELVKEHVLGCAPRA; from the coding sequence ATGGCCGCGCCCGTCGTCCACTCGCTGCGCGAGCAGATCCGCGAGCACATCGTGGAGGGCATCGTCAGCGGCCGCTGGAAGCCGGGCGAGCGGATCGTGGAGCGCCGGATCGCCACGGAGCTGGAGGTCAGCCAGACGCCCGTACGGGAGGCGCTGCGGGAGCTGGAGTCGCTGCGGCTGATCGAGTCGGCGCCGAACAAGGGCGTCCGGGTGCGGAATCTGACCGCCGCCGACCTGGAGGAGATCTATCCGGTGCGGGCCGGGCTCGAGCAGATGGCGGCGGAGCTGGCCGCGGCCGTGCTGGCCGAGGACACCTCCGCCCTGGAACCCGAGGTGCGGGCGCTGTACGAGGCGGACCGCGCGGCCGACGGGGAGGCGCAGGTCCGGCACACCGTGGCGTTCCACCGGGAGCTGGTGCGGGCGTCGGGCAACAGCGTGCTGCTGCACACCTGGGAGTCGCTGGGCATCGAGATCTGGACGACGCTGTCGATCCGCTGGCTGGGCACCGTCCAGCAGTCGTACGCCGAGGAGCACCAGGCGGTGGTGGACGCCTTCAAGCGGCGGGACCCGAGGGTCGGCGAACTGGTCAAGGAGCATGTCCTCGGCTGTGCACCGCGTGCCTAG
- the sucB gene encoding 2-oxoglutarate dehydrogenase, E2 component, dihydrolipoamide succinyltransferase, which translates to MAVSVTLPALGESVTEGTVTRWLKAEGERVEADEPLLEVSTDKVDTEIPAPSAGVLTSIKVAEDETVEVGAELAVIDDGGAAPAEAPAPAAEPAPAAQPEPAPAPAAEAPAPAPAAAAPAGGAEGTDVVLPALGESVTEGTVTRWLKEVGESVEADEPLLEVSTDKVDTEIPAPAAGTLLEILVGEDETAEVGAKLAVIGAAGAAPAAAPAEAPAAPAPAPEPVQEAPAPAPAPQAPSAPAPQAVTPEPVAPEPAPAAPAPAPAPAATIPAPAAPEAEGAYVTPLVRKLAAENNVDLSTVKGTGVGGRIRKQDVVAAAEAAKAAAQAQAPAAAAPKAAAQEVSPLRGQTIKMPRMRKVIGDNMMKALHSQAQLTSVVEVDVTKVMRLRARAKESFAQREGVKLSPMPFFVKAAVQALKAHPAINARINEDDNTITYFDVENVGIAVDAEKGLMTPVIKNAGDLNIAGLSKKTAELAGKVRSNKITPDEVSGATFTISNTGSRGALFDTIIVPPNQVAILGIGATVKRPVVIDHPELGETIAVRDMTYVALSYDHRLVDGADAARYLTAVKEILEAGEFEVDLGL; encoded by the coding sequence ATGGCGGTTTCCGTAACCCTGCCGGCGCTCGGCGAGAGCGTGACCGAGGGCACCGTCACCCGCTGGCTCAAGGCCGAAGGTGAGCGCGTCGAGGCCGACGAGCCCCTGCTCGAGGTGTCGACCGACAAGGTCGACACCGAGATCCCGGCCCCCTCGGCCGGTGTGCTGACGTCCATCAAGGTGGCCGAGGACGAGACGGTGGAGGTCGGCGCCGAGCTGGCCGTCATCGACGACGGCGGCGCGGCTCCGGCCGAGGCGCCCGCCCCCGCGGCCGAGCCCGCTCCGGCGGCTCAGCCCGAGCCCGCCCCGGCGCCCGCCGCCGAGGCCCCCGCCCCTGCCCCTGCCGCCGCCGCTCCGGCCGGTGGCGCCGAGGGCACCGATGTGGTCCTTCCCGCGCTCGGCGAGAGCGTGACCGAGGGCACCGTGACCCGGTGGCTCAAGGAGGTCGGCGAGTCCGTCGAGGCCGATGAGCCGCTGCTCGAGGTCTCCACCGACAAGGTCGACACCGAGATCCCGGCCCCGGCCGCGGGCACCCTGCTGGAGATCCTGGTCGGCGAGGACGAGACCGCCGAGGTCGGCGCCAAGCTGGCCGTGATCGGCGCCGCCGGTGCCGCTCCGGCCGCCGCGCCCGCCGAGGCCCCGGCCGCCCCCGCCCCGGCTCCCGAGCCGGTCCAGGAGGCCCCGGCGCCCGCCCCGGCCCCGCAGGCCCCGAGCGCCCCGGCGCCGCAGGCCGTCACCCCGGAGCCGGTCGCCCCCGAGCCGGCCCCGGCCGCTCCGGCACCCGCCCCGGCTCCGGCCGCCACCATCCCGGCTCCCGCGGCCCCCGAGGCCGAGGGCGCCTACGTCACCCCGCTGGTGCGCAAGCTCGCCGCCGAGAACAACGTGGACCTGTCCACGGTCAAGGGCACCGGCGTCGGCGGCCGCATCCGCAAGCAGGACGTCGTCGCCGCCGCGGAGGCCGCCAAGGCCGCCGCCCAGGCCCAGGCTCCGGCCGCCGCCGCGCCGAAGGCCGCCGCGCAGGAGGTGTCCCCGCTGCGCGGCCAGACCATCAAGATGCCGCGGATGCGCAAGGTCATCGGCGACAACATGATGAAGGCCCTGCACAGCCAGGCCCAGCTGACCAGCGTGGTCGAGGTGGACGTCACCAAGGTCATGCGGCTGCGCGCCCGCGCCAAGGAGTCGTTCGCCCAGCGCGAGGGCGTCAAGCTCTCGCCGATGCCGTTCTTCGTGAAGGCCGCCGTCCAGGCGCTGAAGGCCCACCCGGCCATCAATGCCCGGATCAACGAGGACGACAACACCATCACGTACTTCGACGTGGAGAACGTCGGTATCGCGGTGGACGCCGAGAAGGGCCTGATGACCCCGGTCATCAAGAACGCCGGCGACCTCAACATCGCCGGTCTGTCCAAGAAGACGGCGGAGCTGGCGGGCAAGGTCCGCTCCAACAAGATCACCCCGGACGAGGTGTCCGGCGCCACCTTCACGATCAGCAACACCGGCTCGCGCGGTGCGCTGTTCGACACGATCATCGTGCCCCCGAACCAGGTCGCCATCCTGGGCATCGGCGCGACCGTCAAGCGCCCGGTGGTCATCGACCACCCGGAGCTGGGCGAGACCATCGCGGTGCGCGACATGACCTACGTGGCGCTCTCCTACGACCACCGCCTGGTGGACGGTGCCGACGCGGCCCGCTACCTGACGGCCGTCAAGGAGATCCTGGAGGCCGGCGAGTTCGAGGTGGACCTCGGTCTCTGA
- the lpdA gene encoding dihydrolipoyl dehydrogenase codes for MANDASTVFDLVILGGGSGGYAAALRAAQLGLDVALIEKDKLGGTCLHRGCIPTKALLHAGELADQAREGSEFGVKTTFEGIDIEGVHKYKDGVVSGLYKGLQGLIASRKVTYVTGEGRLSSPTSVDVNGERYTGRHILLATGSVPKSLPGLEIDGNRVISSDHALVLDRVPKSAIVLGGGVIGVEFASAWKSFGADITIVEALPHLVPVEDENSSKLLERAFRKRGINFSLGSRFSGVEYTADGVKVSLENGKTFEAELLLVAVGRGPVSQGLGYEEAGVAMDRGYVLVDEYMRTNVPTISAVGDLVPTLQLAHVGFAEGMLVAERLAGLNPVPVDYDGVPRVTYCHPEVASVGITEAKAKELYGADKVVALKYNLAGNGKSKILKTAGEIKLVQVRDGAVVGVHMVGDRMGEQVGEAQLIYNWEALPAEVAQLVHAHPTQNEALGEAHLALAGKPLHSHD; via the coding sequence GTGGCGAACGACGCCAGCACCGTTTTCGACCTAGTGATCCTCGGAGGCGGTAGCGGCGGTTACGCCGCTGCCCTGCGCGCCGCGCAGCTGGGTCTGGACGTCGCCCTGATCGAGAAGGACAAGCTGGGCGGCACCTGTCTGCACCGTGGCTGCATCCCCACCAAGGCGCTGCTGCACGCCGGTGAGCTCGCCGACCAGGCCCGCGAGGGCTCGGAATTCGGTGTGAAGACCACCTTCGAGGGCATCGACATCGAGGGTGTGCACAAGTACAAGGACGGCGTGGTCTCGGGCCTGTACAAGGGTCTTCAGGGTCTGATCGCCTCCCGCAAGGTCACCTATGTGACGGGCGAGGGCCGGCTGTCCTCCCCGACCTCTGTCGATGTGAACGGCGAGCGTTACACGGGCCGCCACATCCTGCTGGCCACCGGTTCGGTGCCGAAGTCCCTGCCCGGCCTGGAGATCGACGGCAACCGCGTCATCTCCTCCGACCACGCGCTGGTGCTCGACCGCGTGCCGAAGTCCGCGATCGTGCTGGGCGGCGGCGTCATCGGCGTCGAGTTCGCCTCCGCGTGGAAGTCCTTCGGGGCCGACATCACCATCGTCGAGGCGCTTCCCCACCTCGTCCCGGTCGAGGACGAGAACAGCTCCAAGCTGCTGGAGCGCGCCTTCCGCAAGCGCGGCATCAACTTCTCCCTCGGCTCGCGCTTCTCGGGCGTGGAGTACACCGCCGACGGCGTCAAGGTCTCGCTGGAGAACGGCAAGACCTTCGAGGCCGAGCTGCTGCTGGTGGCCGTCGGCCGCGGCCCGGTCTCGCAGGGGCTCGGTTACGAGGAGGCCGGGGTCGCCATGGACCGCGGCTATGTGCTCGTCGACGAGTACATGCGGACCAACGTGCCGACCATCTCCGCCGTCGGCGACCTGGTCCCCACCCTTCAGCTGGCCCACGTCGGCTTCGCCGAGGGCATGCTGGTGGCCGAGCGGCTGGCCGGTCTGAACCCGGTGCCGGTCGACTACGACGGCGTGCCGCGGGTGACCTACTGCCACCCCGAGGTCGCCTCCGTCGGCATCACCGAGGCCAAGGCCAAGGAGCTGTACGGTGCGGACAAGGTCGTCGCCCTGAAGTACAACCTCGCGGGCAACGGCAAGAGCAAGATCCTCAAGACCGCGGGCGAGATCAAGCTCGTGCAGGTACGAGACGGTGCCGTCGTCGGCGTCCACATGGTCGGTGACCGGATGGGCGAGCAGGTGGGCGAGGCTCAGCTGATCTACAACTGGGAGGCGCTGCCGGCCGAGGTCGCGCAGCTCGTCCACGCCCACCCGACCCAGAACGAGGCGCTCGGCGAGGCCCACCTGGCCCTGGCCGGCAAGCCGCTGCACTCCCACGACTGA
- a CDS encoding leucyl aminopeptidase — protein MTALTLSTSSAAALRADAVVVGVAKGAKGPVVAVGAEAVDKAFGGKLAAVLETLGATGAEGEVTKLPSASGLKAPVVLAVGLGEVPAKGDGYDAETLRRAAGAAARALSGSKKGAFALPIEDPADATAVAEGALLGAYTYDKSNGNGNGGSAKNKDKKNNGPLAEVALVGGKPRDKAYKAAVERATALVAEVNRARDLINTPSNLLNPASFAAEAVAAAKEHGLKTEVLDEKALKKGGYGGILGVGQGSEAPPRLVRIAYTHPKAEKTLALVGKGITYDSGGISLKPAGHNETMKCDMSGAAAVFATVVTAAKLGLRVNLTGWLALAENMPSGSATRPGDVLSMYGGKTVEVLNTDAEGRLVLADAITRAGEEKPDAIVDVATLTGAMVLALGNRTFGIMTNDEAFRTTLHEIAGEVGEPSWPMPLPDHLRKGIDSPVADLANMGERMGGGLVAGIFLKEFVADGITWGHLDIAGPAFNESGPFGYTPKGGTGAAVRTLVRLAERTADGDLG, from the coding sequence GTGACTGCTCTGACTCTCAGCACCTCGTCCGCCGCGGCACTGCGCGCGGACGCCGTCGTCGTCGGTGTGGCGAAGGGGGCCAAGGGCCCCGTCGTCGCTGTCGGCGCCGAGGCCGTGGACAAGGCGTTCGGCGGGAAGCTGGCCGCCGTTCTGGAGACGCTCGGCGCGACAGGCGCCGAGGGCGAGGTGACCAAACTGCCCTCCGCGTCCGGCCTCAAGGCCCCGGTCGTGCTGGCGGTTGGGCTGGGCGAGGTCCCGGCCAAGGGCGACGGCTATGACGCCGAGACGCTGCGCCGGGCCGCGGGCGCGGCCGCCCGTGCGCTGTCCGGTTCGAAGAAGGGCGCGTTCGCGCTGCCGATCGAGGACCCGGCCGACGCCACCGCCGTGGCCGAGGGCGCGCTGCTCGGGGCGTACACGTACGACAAGAGCAACGGCAACGGCAACGGCGGCAGCGCCAAGAACAAGGACAAGAAGAACAACGGGCCGCTCGCCGAGGTCGCCCTCGTCGGCGGCAAGCCGCGCGACAAGGCGTACAAGGCGGCCGTCGAGCGCGCCACCGCCCTCGTCGCGGAGGTCAACCGCGCCCGCGACCTGATCAACACCCCGTCCAACCTCCTCAACCCGGCCTCCTTCGCGGCCGAGGCGGTCGCGGCCGCCAAGGAGCACGGCCTCAAGACCGAGGTGCTGGACGAGAAGGCGCTCAAGAAGGGCGGGTACGGCGGCATCCTCGGCGTCGGCCAGGGCTCGGAGGCCCCGCCGCGGCTGGTCCGGATCGCGTACACCCACCCCAAGGCCGAGAAGACGCTCGCCCTGGTGGGCAAGGGCATCACCTATGACTCGGGCGGCATCTCCCTCAAGCCGGCCGGTCACAACGAGACGATGAAGTGCGACATGAGCGGTGCCGCCGCCGTGTTCGCCACGGTCGTCACCGCCGCGAAGCTGGGCCTGCGGGTCAATCTGACGGGCTGGCTGGCGCTCGCCGAGAACATGCCGTCGGGTTCGGCCACCCGCCCCGGCGATGTGCTGTCGATGTACGGCGGCAAGACCGTCGAGGTGCTGAACACCGACGCCGAGGGCCGGCTGGTGCTCGCCGACGCGATCACCCGCGCCGGTGAGGAGAAGCCGGACGCGATCGTGGACGTGGCGACGCTGACCGGTGCGATGGTCCTCGCGCTGGGCAACCGCACGTTCGGGATCATGACGAACGACGAGGCGTTCCGCACCACGCTCCACGAGATCGCGGGGGAGGTCGGCGAGCCGTCCTGGCCCATGCCGCTGCCGGACCACCTCCGTAAGGGCATCGACTCGCCGGTCGCCGATCTGGCGAACATGGGCGAGCGCATGGGTGGCGGTCTGGTGGCCGGCATCTTCCTGAAGGAGTTCGTGGCGGACGGGATCACCTGGGGCCACCTGGACATCGCGGGTCCGGCCTTCAACGAGTCCGGTCCGTTCGGCTACACCCCCAAGGGCGGCACGGGCGCCGCGGTCCGCACCCTGGTGCGGCTGGCCGAGCGCACCGCCGACGGCGACCTCGGCTGA
- a CDS encoding adenosylcobinamide-GDP ribazoletransferase gives MRAGRPEHPPRPDYDPPPAHAPRAPWSDGVRFAFGTLTMLPVRGTRWDREAAHTGMLCAPLAGLAVGLCAAAVGGVSLFLGGGALLAAVATAAIPAVLTRGLHLDGLADTADGLGSGKPAEDALRIMKRSDIGPFGVITLLFVLLGQVAALAELYGQDWAHGAVGAAVAGVAARCALTLAARVGVPAARPEGLGAAVAGSVPWRSAGVVAAVTVVGCAVVAVPFGPYDVVRNAFAALAALAAAELLLHHCHRRLGGVTGDVFGALAETAATTALVVLTFG, from the coding sequence GTGCGAGCTGGCCGGCCGGAGCATCCGCCGCGGCCCGACTACGACCCGCCTCCCGCGCACGCCCCGCGTGCCCCCTGGAGTGACGGGGTCCGCTTCGCGTTCGGCACGCTCACGATGTTGCCCGTACGGGGCACGCGCTGGGACCGGGAGGCGGCGCACACGGGGATGCTGTGCGCTCCGCTGGCCGGGCTGGCCGTGGGGCTGTGCGCGGCCGCGGTGGGCGGGGTGTCGCTGTTCCTGGGCGGTGGCGCGCTGCTCGCGGCCGTGGCCACCGCCGCGATACCCGCCGTACTGACCCGCGGCCTCCACCTCGACGGGCTCGCCGACACCGCGGACGGGCTCGGCAGCGGGAAGCCCGCCGAGGACGCGCTGCGCATCATGAAGCGGTCGGACATCGGGCCGTTCGGCGTGATCACGCTGCTGTTCGTCCTGCTCGGGCAGGTGGCGGCCCTGGCCGAGCTGTACGGACAGGACTGGGCGCACGGCGCGGTCGGGGCGGCCGTGGCCGGTGTCGCCGCGCGCTGCGCCCTGACCCTCGCGGCCCGCGTGGGGGTTCCGGCGGCGCGCCCGGAGGGGCTGGGCGCGGCGGTCGCGGGCAGTGTGCCGTGGCGTTCCGCCGGTGTCGTGGCGGCGGTGACGGTGGTGGGCTGTGCGGTGGTGGCCGTCCCGTTCGGCCCGTACGACGTCGTCCGTAACGCCTTCGCCGCCCTGGCCGCCCTGGCGGCCGCCGAGCTCCTCCTGCACCACTGCCACCGTCGTCTCGGCGGGGTGACCGGCGATGTCTTCGGCGCGCTGGCGGAAACGGCCGCCACGACTGCCCTGGTGGTCCTGACCTTCGGCTGA